A stretch of the Sorangium aterium genome encodes the following:
- a CDS encoding MATE family efflux transporter, whose product MRDHGTPPAPDLRADAVAPSPPSPGSGRGAGVWSTLRDAVRGGEHDFTTGSIDRAIALLAIPMVMEMLMESLFVVVDVFWVSRLGADAVAAVGLTESLLAIVYAMAMGLAVAASATVARRVGEGRPEEAAAMAGQAIALGLLISLPISAVGALLASRLLAVMGATPGVIATGAPFASIMLLGNASILMLFVINAIFRGAGDAALSMRVLWFSNALNMALGPCFIFGLGPFPELGVAGAAVGTTLGRGAGVALQVFFLTRGSGRVRVRARHLVPDPGALAALLRLFANGALQNVIGTASWIGMARILAPFGSAALAGYTIGMRVIVFAILPAFGLSNAAATMVGQNLGAGRPDRAEAAVYRAGIWTTVMLGAVGVVFAVGARAIVGAFTDEAEVLRFGAQALQIVSCGFLFYGFGMVFTQAFNGAGDTWTPTLLNFACFWLWEIPLAWGLARAAGLGPAGVFVAIAVAFSTFAVAGGLVFRRGAWKLRRV is encoded by the coding sequence ATGCGCGACCACGGCACGCCACCCGCCCCCGATCTGCGCGCGGACGCTGTTGCACCCTCACCGCCCTCGCCCGGCTCGGGCCGCGGCGCGGGCGTCTGGTCCACGCTCCGCGACGCGGTCCGCGGCGGCGAGCACGATTTCACCACCGGCTCCATCGACCGGGCGATCGCCCTGCTCGCGATCCCCATGGTCATGGAGATGCTCATGGAGTCGCTCTTCGTCGTGGTCGACGTCTTCTGGGTCTCGCGGCTCGGGGCCGATGCCGTCGCCGCCGTCGGGCTCACGGAGTCGCTCCTCGCGATCGTCTACGCCATGGCGATGGGCCTCGCGGTCGCCGCGTCCGCCACGGTCGCGCGGCGGGTCGGCGAGGGGCGCCCCGAGGAGGCCGCCGCGATGGCGGGGCAGGCGATCGCGCTCGGCCTGCTCATCTCGCTGCCGATCTCGGCGGTCGGCGCGCTGCTCGCGTCGCGGCTGCTCGCGGTGATGGGGGCGACGCCCGGGGTGATCGCGACCGGCGCGCCGTTCGCCTCGATCATGCTGCTCGGCAACGCGTCGATCCTGATGCTGTTCGTCATCAACGCGATCTTCCGCGGGGCGGGCGACGCGGCGCTCTCGATGCGGGTGCTCTGGTTCTCGAACGCGCTGAACATGGCGCTCGGCCCGTGCTTCATCTTCGGCCTCGGCCCGTTCCCGGAGCTCGGCGTGGCCGGCGCGGCGGTCGGGACGACCCTTGGCCGCGGGGCCGGCGTCGCGCTGCAGGTCTTCTTCCTCACGCGCGGCAGCGGCCGGGTGAGGGTGCGAGCGCGGCACCTCGTCCCCGACCCGGGGGCGCTCGCGGCGCTGCTCCGGCTCTTCGCGAACGGCGCGTTGCAGAACGTCATCGGCACGGCGAGCTGGATCGGCATGGCGCGCATCCTCGCGCCCTTCGGGAGCGCGGCGCTCGCCGGCTACACGATCGGGATGCGCGTCATCGTGTTCGCGATCCTGCCGGCGTTCGGGCTCTCGAACGCCGCCGCGACCATGGTCGGGCAGAACCTTGGCGCGGGGCGCCCCGACCGGGCCGAGGCCGCCGTGTACCGCGCGGGCATCTGGACCACCGTCATGCTCGGCGCGGTGGGCGTCGTCTTCGCGGTCGGCGCGCGCGCCATCGTCGGCGCGTTCACGGACGAGGCCGAGGTGCTCCGGTTCGGCGCGCAGGCGCTGCAGATCGTCTCGTGCGGGTTCCTGTTCTACGGCTTCGGCATGGTGTTCACGCAGGCGTTCAACGGCGCCGGCGACACCTGGACGCCCACGCTGCTGAACTTCGCCTGCTTCTGGCTGTGGGAGATCCCGCTCGCCTGGGGGCTGGCTCGCGCCGCGGGGCTCGGCCCGGCGGGCGTGTTCGTCGCGATCGCGGTGGCGTTCTCGACGTTTGCCGTCGCGGGCGGGCTCGTGTTCCGCCGCGGCGCGTGGAAGCTGCGGCGCGTCTGA
- a CDS encoding Nif3-like dinuclear metal center hexameric protein, whose translation MTLLRDVLSALESIAPLRFAESWDNVGLLAGDPARPSSAALLAIDYTPEVAQEARHLGCDLVVAYHPPLFEAVKRVVTPSPIFAAIRDGIALYSPHTALDVAEGGTNDVLADALGISADRAPLRRAPSKAWQHKLVVFVPEDRADAVADALAEAGAGRIGRYSRCSFRTLGTGTFFGEEGASPTVGEKGRLERVAEVRLEMVFPRDRTAAVVQAMRAAHPYEEVAFDLVELAAEPLRAGIGRIGPLTGAAPVSELLGRIKEGLGVDALLVAGPEDRAVSRAATCAGAGGALLDDAIAQGAELYLTGELRHHDALRAASAGVTVVCALHSNSERAALTRLAERLRAAAPSLRVELSARDRDPFSIR comes from the coding sequence ATGACCCTCCTCCGAGACGTCCTTTCAGCGCTCGAGTCGATCGCGCCGCTCCGGTTCGCGGAGTCCTGGGACAACGTCGGCCTGCTCGCGGGCGACCCGGCGCGGCCCTCGTCGGCGGCGCTCCTCGCCATCGATTACACGCCCGAGGTCGCCCAGGAGGCGCGCCATCTCGGCTGCGATCTCGTCGTCGCCTACCATCCGCCCCTCTTCGAGGCCGTGAAGCGCGTGGTCACGCCGAGCCCCATCTTCGCGGCCATCCGCGACGGCATCGCGCTGTACTCGCCCCACACGGCGCTCGACGTCGCCGAGGGGGGCACCAACGACGTCCTCGCCGACGCGCTCGGGATCTCGGCGGACCGCGCGCCGCTCAGGAGGGCGCCCTCCAAGGCGTGGCAGCACAAGCTGGTCGTCTTCGTCCCGGAGGATCGCGCCGACGCGGTGGCGGACGCCCTCGCCGAGGCGGGCGCGGGCCGGATCGGCCGGTATTCGCGATGCAGCTTCCGCACGCTGGGGACCGGCACGTTCTTCGGGGAGGAGGGCGCGAGCCCCACGGTCGGCGAGAAGGGCCGGCTCGAGCGCGTCGCCGAGGTGCGGCTGGAGATGGTCTTCCCCCGCGACCGGACCGCCGCGGTCGTGCAGGCGATGCGCGCCGCGCACCCGTACGAGGAGGTGGCGTTCGACCTCGTCGAGCTCGCCGCGGAGCCGCTCCGGGCCGGCATCGGCCGGATCGGGCCGCTCACCGGCGCAGCGCCGGTCTCCGAGCTGCTCGGCCGCATCAAGGAGGGCCTGGGGGTGGACGCCTTGCTCGTGGCCGGCCCCGAGGATCGCGCCGTCTCCCGCGCGGCCACGTGCGCCGGCGCGGGCGGCGCGCTCCTCGACGACGCCATCGCGCAGGGCGCGGAGCTCTACCTGACCGGCGAGCTGCGCCACCACGACGCCCTCCGCGCGGCGAGCGCGGGCGTCACCGTCGTGTGCGCGCTGCACTCGAACAGCGAGCGCGCCGCGCTGACGCGCCTCGCCGAGCGCCTGCGCGCCGCGGCGCCGTCGCTGCGCGTCGAGCTCAGCGCGCGCGACCGGGATCCGTTCTCGATCCGCTGA
- the nudC gene encoding NAD(+) diphosphatase gives MPSSRFRAGLGRPSSAPAEIAWFAFHGDDLLVRAPGDTGDGFDIPIAADLADLGVIVTRAQTLGELDGRACRSAELAQGAPAPTGYAYVSLRRLHGRIDPELFEIAGTAYQVQHWDKAHQYCAACGAALESGQDERVKRCVRCASNYFPRITPATIVLVEDGPRVLMTRQARFPAGMYGLVAGFVEPGETLEACVAREVHEETGVDAADIVYFGSQPWPFPHQIMVGFTARYAGGDLRVDTRELEDARWFHRDALPLLPPPLSIARKLIEAWLARPAR, from the coding sequence ATGCCGTCCTCCCGCTTCCGCGCCGGGCTCGGCCGTCCGAGCTCGGCGCCCGCCGAGATCGCGTGGTTCGCGTTCCACGGCGACGATCTCCTCGTCCGCGCGCCGGGCGACACCGGCGATGGCTTCGATATCCCGATCGCGGCCGATCTCGCCGACCTCGGCGTCATCGTCACGCGCGCGCAGACGCTCGGCGAGCTCGACGGGCGCGCCTGCCGGTCCGCCGAGCTCGCGCAGGGCGCGCCGGCGCCGACGGGATACGCCTACGTCTCGCTGCGGCGCCTCCACGGGCGCATCGATCCGGAGCTGTTCGAGATCGCGGGCACGGCGTACCAGGTGCAGCACTGGGACAAGGCGCACCAGTACTGCGCGGCGTGCGGCGCCGCGCTCGAGAGCGGACAGGACGAGCGCGTGAAGCGCTGCGTCCGCTGCGCGAGCAACTACTTCCCCCGGATCACGCCGGCGACGATCGTGCTCGTCGAGGACGGCCCGCGCGTCCTGATGACGCGCCAGGCGCGGTTCCCTGCGGGCATGTACGGCCTCGTCGCCGGGTTCGTCGAGCCGGGCGAGACGCTGGAGGCGTGCGTCGCGCGCGAGGTCCACGAGGAGACGGGCGTCGACGCCGCCGATATCGTCTATTTCGGCAGCCAGCCCTGGCCCTTCCCCCACCAGATCATGGTCGGCTTCACCGCGCGTTACGCCGGCGGCGACCTCCGCGTCGACACGCGCGAGCTGGAGGACGCGCGCTGGTTCCACCGCGACGCGCTGCCGCTCCTGCCGCCGCCGCTCAGCATCGCCCGGAAGCTCATCGAGGCCTGGCTCGCGCGGCCGGCGCGGTAG
- a CDS encoding type II toxin-antitoxin system VapC family toxin, giving the protein MIVLDTHVWVWWVQRDERLSSAWAELIRQSEANGLGVSAISCWEVAKLVERGRLALPCDIDAWLRAALAYPGVLLLPLAPSIAAESTRLPGEFHSDPADQIIVATARIHGCPLLTADAKIRAYRHVNLADAR; this is encoded by the coding sequence ATGATCGTTCTGGATACCCACGTCTGGGTATGGTGGGTCCAGCGCGATGAGCGCCTCAGCTCTGCCTGGGCGGAGTTGATACGGCAGAGCGAAGCGAATGGCCTCGGGGTGAGCGCGATCTCCTGCTGGGAGGTGGCGAAGCTCGTCGAGCGTGGACGGCTCGCGCTGCCGTGTGACATCGACGCCTGGCTCAGAGCTGCGCTGGCGTATCCCGGCGTGCTGCTCCTACCGCTCGCGCCGAGCATCGCTGCTGAATCGACCCGGTTGCCCGGCGAGTTCCATAGCGATCCTGCGGACCAGATCATCGTGGCCACGGCTCGGATTCACGGCTGTCCTCTGCTCACCGCGGACGCGAAGATCCGGGCGTATCGGCATGTGAACCTCGCCGATGCACGCTAG
- a CDS encoding nucleotidyl transferase AbiEii/AbiGii toxin family protein, whose product MSRSLAELEDAVRALLAWSEASGVPMLLIGGVAVSILSKPRTTRDVDVVAWLPNQSAWPVFLADGERHGIVPRIPDALGFALNSRVLLLRHERSGVPIDLSMGALPFEENAVRRAVPTDLGGLRVPLPVPEDLLVMKAVAHRSRDMVDIESILSAHADVDEKWVVSTVREFAEALDSPELVTI is encoded by the coding sequence ATGAGCCGCTCGCTGGCGGAGCTCGAGGACGCGGTACGCGCGCTCCTCGCCTGGTCGGAGGCATCCGGCGTCCCCATGCTGCTCATCGGCGGGGTCGCGGTGTCGATCCTGAGTAAGCCGCGCACGACGAGAGACGTGGATGTCGTCGCATGGCTTCCGAACCAAAGCGCTTGGCCGGTTTTCCTGGCCGATGGGGAGCGGCATGGAATCGTTCCCCGCATCCCAGATGCGCTGGGGTTCGCCCTCAACTCCCGCGTCCTTCTGCTTCGACACGAGCGATCCGGTGTTCCCATCGACCTTTCGATGGGGGCCTTGCCGTTCGAGGAGAACGCGGTTCGTCGCGCAGTTCCGACGGATCTAGGCGGTTTGCGCGTTCCGCTTCCCGTGCCCGAGGACCTCCTCGTCATGAAGGCCGTAGCCCATCGCTCGCGCGACATGGTGGACATCGAATCCATCCTGAGCGCACATGCCGATGTCGACGAGAAATGGGTTGTCTCGACGGTTCGTGAGTTTGCCGAGGCGCTGGACTCGCCGGAGCTCGTGACGATCTGA
- a CDS encoding ATP-binding protein, translated as MPTRPFTLGRSRPLSGDPGAAGARPFELPAHHLVTHGVVVGMTGSGKTGLVMVLVEEALRSGVPVLMVDVKGDLPNLLFTFPELSAAEFEPWIDPSAAARDGRSTADVAEGLAARWRDGLASSGLGAADVAALRARMAPRLLTPGTTAGEPVHVLSALETPSPLWDEDEEAAREALSASLSLLLRLVGRDPDPARSREHVLLAHLAERRLRARRAAGLEELLADLADPPIAAVGALGVDEFFAPKERHALARELNTLLASPTFATWRKGAPLDVAGWLAPQAGSGSGGGKTPAVIVSVAHLDDDERLLVLGLLFDQLLSWVRGLSGTSDLRALVVFDEVFGFLPPHPANPPTKRPLLALLKQARAFGVGVVLATQNPMDLDYKALSNAGAWFVGRLQTDADRERVVEGLSGADGGAGGVGAAALSATLKALPPRTFFVRDVHMQPPSFLAETRFSLSWLRGPVTRREVGRLVRSISPPPPAPAPAAPKPAPAAPKPTRDSLDSRSAHPDSRVDSLDSRSAHPDSRVDSLDSRSAYPDSRDNSLDSRSIHPDSRVDSLDPGLAHPDPRRASPGPSSPAHRAPVGPGGTVLLDPRHTPSAPQPALRRGAARADAAPPAPAPPPPAATAPPPPPDGWRSLYAHAPAAAPEGFRYIPWVAASVIAHLRDTKLGVALNRSQLLAAPLLPDGKPDLSRVTRLDASLLATAPAAGARFAELPAPLAKRAAAQAAARALREHAYRTTEAAVAVHKELGLAQDDGEPLEAFAARCRAAAARLAAAEQQQVVGRFAPRIARLGERIAAAKARYDQAEAEVAALPGAVGAALLGLVAGRDTARRAGTQRDKAAAKLERARQEWSEADAALRDLHAAQAAELAALEQLPLRAGEGIETKRLVPKKNDVEVAFVALAWAATLAGPA; from the coding sequence ATGCCGACCCGCCCCTTCACCCTGGGCCGCTCCCGCCCGCTCTCGGGCGATCCCGGCGCCGCCGGCGCGCGCCCGTTCGAGCTCCCGGCCCACCACCTCGTGACCCACGGCGTGGTCGTCGGCATGACCGGCAGCGGCAAGACGGGGCTCGTCATGGTCCTCGTCGAGGAGGCGCTGCGCTCGGGCGTCCCGGTGCTCATGGTCGACGTGAAGGGCGACCTGCCCAACCTGCTCTTCACGTTCCCGGAGCTCTCCGCGGCCGAGTTCGAGCCGTGGATCGACCCCTCGGCCGCCGCGCGCGACGGCCGCTCGACGGCCGACGTCGCCGAGGGGCTCGCGGCGCGGTGGCGAGACGGGCTCGCCTCCTCGGGGCTCGGGGCGGCCGACGTCGCCGCGCTCCGCGCCCGCATGGCCCCGCGCCTGCTGACGCCGGGCACCACGGCCGGCGAGCCGGTCCACGTGCTGTCGGCGCTCGAGACCCCCTCGCCGCTCTGGGACGAGGACGAGGAGGCCGCCCGCGAGGCGCTCTCGGCCTCGCTGTCGCTCCTGCTCCGGCTCGTCGGCCGCGACCCGGATCCGGCGCGGAGCCGCGAGCACGTGCTGCTCGCGCACCTCGCCGAGCGGCGGCTGCGCGCGCGGCGGGCCGCGGGGCTCGAGGAGCTTCTCGCGGACCTGGCCGATCCGCCGATCGCCGCCGTGGGCGCCCTCGGCGTCGACGAGTTCTTCGCCCCCAAGGAGCGCCATGCGCTCGCCCGCGAGCTCAACACCCTGCTCGCCTCGCCCACGTTCGCCACGTGGCGCAAGGGCGCGCCGCTCGACGTCGCGGGGTGGCTCGCGCCGCAGGCTGGAAGCGGCAGCGGCGGCGGCAAGACCCCGGCGGTGATCGTCAGCGTCGCGCACCTCGACGACGACGAGCGGCTCCTCGTCCTCGGGCTGCTGTTCGATCAGCTGCTCTCGTGGGTGCGCGGCCTCTCCGGCACGAGCGACCTGCGCGCCCTCGTCGTCTTCGACGAGGTCTTCGGCTTTCTGCCCCCGCACCCGGCGAACCCGCCAACGAAGCGGCCGCTGCTCGCGCTCCTGAAGCAGGCGCGCGCCTTCGGGGTCGGCGTCGTCCTCGCCACGCAGAACCCGATGGACCTCGACTACAAGGCCCTCTCGAACGCCGGCGCGTGGTTCGTCGGCCGGCTCCAGACGGACGCCGACCGCGAGCGCGTTGTCGAGGGGCTCTCGGGGGCCGACGGCGGCGCTGGCGGCGTCGGGGCCGCAGCCCTCTCGGCCACGCTGAAGGCGCTCCCCCCGCGCACGTTCTTCGTGCGCGACGTCCACATGCAGCCGCCGTCGTTCCTCGCCGAGACGCGCTTCAGCCTGTCGTGGCTGCGGGGCCCGGTCACCCGGCGCGAGGTGGGCCGCCTCGTCCGGAGCATCTCCCCTCCCCCGCCTGCTCCTGCACCCGCAGCGCCCAAGCCGGCGCCCGCCGCGCCCAAGCCCACACGCGATTCTCTCGATTCGAGGTCCGCACATCCAGACTCCAGAGTCGATTCTCTCGATTCGAGGTCCGCACATCCAGACTCCAGAGTCGATTCTCTGGATTCGAGGTCCGCATATCCAGATTCCAGAGATAATTCTCTGGATTCGAGGTCCATACATCCAGATTCCAGAGTCGATTCTCTCGATCCAGGGCTCGCACATCCAGATCCGAGACGCGCGTCGCCCGGCCCGTCGAGCCCAGCCCATCGCGCGCCGGTGGGCCCGGGCGGGACGGTCCTCCTCGACCCGCGCCACACGCCCTCCGCACCGCAGCCCGCGCTGCGCAGAGGTGCCGCTCGTGCGGACGCCGCTCCGCCCGCGCCGGCACCGCCGCCCCCGGCAGCGACGGCACCCCCGCCGCCGCCCGATGGCTGGCGGAGCCTCTACGCGCACGCCCCTGCCGCCGCGCCGGAGGGCTTCCGTTACATCCCCTGGGTGGCTGCCTCGGTGATCGCCCACCTGCGCGATACGAAGCTCGGCGTCGCCCTCAACCGGAGCCAGCTCCTCGCCGCCCCGCTCCTGCCCGACGGCAAGCCGGATCTCTCGCGCGTCACCCGGCTCGACGCGTCGCTGCTCGCCACGGCGCCCGCCGCGGGCGCCCGCTTCGCCGAGCTGCCCGCCCCGCTCGCGAAGCGCGCCGCCGCGCAGGCCGCGGCGCGCGCGCTCCGCGAGCACGCCTACCGCACGACCGAGGCCGCCGTGGCCGTCCACAAGGAGCTCGGGCTCGCGCAGGACGACGGCGAGCCCCTCGAGGCGTTCGCCGCCCGTTGCCGCGCCGCCGCGGCCCGGCTCGCCGCCGCCGAGCAGCAGCAGGTCGTCGGCCGGTTCGCGCCCAGGATCGCGCGCCTCGGCGAGCGCATCGCCGCCGCAAAGGCGCGGTACGACCAGGCCGAGGCCGAGGTGGCCGCGCTCCCCGGCGCGGTGGGCGCCGCGCTCCTCGGGCTCGTCGCCGGCCGGGACACCGCCCGGCGCGCCGGGACCCAGCGCGACAAGGCCGCCGCGAAGCTCGAGCGCGCGCGGCAGGAATGGAGCGAGGCGGACGCCGCGCTCCGGGATCTCCACGCCGCGCAGGCCGCCGAGCTCGCGGCGCTGGAGCAGCTCCCCCTCCGCGCCGGCGAGGGCATCGAGACGAAGCGCCTCGTCCCCAAGAAGAACGACGTCGAGGTCGCGTTCGTCGCGCTCGCCTGGGCCGCGACGCTCGCCGGCCCTGCGTGA
- a CDS encoding serine/threonine-protein kinase gives MEVGPSEPDAPASTAGIPAIGEVFAQKYRLERSLGRGAMGVIFAAEHVSLRQRVAVKFLLPRAMTLPGAGARFLREARAAAAIRSEHVARVIDVGTADRGVPYLVMEYLRGRDLQREIEARGPLPVSEAVDYVIQGCEAIAEAHARGIVHRDLKPGNLFLTTGGTGAPIVKVLDFGLSKSAGAEDDGKLTASEMMLGSPCYMSPEQVRCSKDVDARTDIWSLGVILYQLLTARFPFEVSRISALFVAIAMQAPTPPRVHRMELPARLEDLILRCLEKEPEVRVQTVADLARELAPFGTEHSARALAQIEAIARGKAFPSSRPLGPSGDGVASTLPAAANDGPGASSTLPDADKGAGSGAGPCSTALAPGGDHVTTLPSQGAAVATSSSADASSSGERRTLPIVAAGERVAAGERPALALARSTGPTTPAQDSRPTLKMARNDRSSPGGSSEDGPTLTMPRSDILALTMAQGSGSVLATPQGSGAALKMAQDIGPAPATAQDSGATLKTAQDSGIALKSAPEDGPTLTMAREEGPTLTMAREEGPTLKLAREEGPTLTMARDDSPTLTMARKPGATPRQLGAGKRAVPLTQPDGKEIAGSPREGTERRRDRWRSRAFRWRRNAGAWIAAAAALLGAVALGAARWTASSSAPVAASSPAGQDAPMALASTAGPAPFTTPLPAPSGVARAPAPEAPSQPADPAGADAPSTWAGDTAATTPDPAAVPAHRPQGVRPPKVRRPGTLAPPRPGPVSPERGAYGGGAEDVYEGLEPIRDKR, from the coding sequence ATGGAGGTCGGGCCATCGGAACCGGATGCCCCCGCGTCGACGGCGGGCATCCCAGCGATAGGCGAGGTCTTCGCGCAGAAATACCGCCTCGAGCGCAGCCTCGGCCGGGGCGCCATGGGCGTCATCTTCGCCGCCGAGCACGTCTCGCTGCGCCAGCGCGTGGCCGTCAAATTCCTCCTCCCCCGCGCGATGACGCTGCCCGGCGCGGGCGCCCGCTTCCTGCGCGAGGCGCGCGCCGCGGCGGCGATCCGCAGCGAGCACGTCGCCCGCGTCATCGACGTCGGCACGGCCGACCGCGGCGTCCCCTACCTCGTCATGGAGTACCTGCGCGGCCGCGATCTCCAGCGGGAGATCGAGGCGCGCGGCCCATTGCCCGTGTCCGAGGCGGTCGATTACGTGATCCAGGGCTGCGAGGCCATCGCGGAGGCGCACGCGCGCGGCATCGTCCACCGGGACCTCAAGCCGGGGAACCTCTTCCTCACGACCGGCGGGACCGGCGCGCCCATCGTCAAGGTGCTCGATTTCGGCCTCTCCAAGTCGGCCGGCGCCGAGGACGACGGCAAGCTCACGGCGTCGGAGATGATGCTCGGCTCCCCCTGCTACATGTCGCCCGAGCAGGTGCGGTGCTCGAAAGACGTCGACGCGCGCACCGACATCTGGTCGCTCGGCGTCATCCTCTACCAGCTCCTGACGGCGCGGTTTCCCTTCGAGGTGTCCAGGATCTCGGCGCTCTTCGTCGCCATCGCGATGCAGGCGCCCACGCCGCCGCGGGTGCACCGGATGGAGCTGCCGGCCCGGCTCGAGGACCTCATCCTGCGCTGCCTCGAGAAAGAGCCGGAGGTGCGCGTCCAGACCGTGGCGGATCTGGCGCGAGAGCTCGCGCCGTTCGGCACGGAGCACTCCGCCCGCGCCCTGGCGCAGATCGAGGCGATCGCCCGGGGTAAGGCCTTTCCGTCGTCCCGGCCCCTCGGGCCCTCGGGCGACGGCGTCGCGAGCACGCTCCCCGCCGCGGCCAACGACGGCCCGGGCGCGTCGTCGACCCTGCCGGACGCCGACAAGGGGGCGGGATCCGGGGCAGGTCCCTGCTCGACGGCGCTCGCGCCCGGGGGCGACCACGTGACCACCCTGCCCAGCCAGGGCGCCGCAGTGGCGACCTCGTCCAGCGCCGACGCCTCGTCCAGCGGCGAGCGTCGCACGCTCCCCATCGTGGCCGCCGGCGAGCGCGTGGCCGCCGGCGAGCGACCCGCGCTCGCGCTGGCGCGGAGCACCGGCCCCACGACCCCGGCGCAGGACAGCAGGCCCACGCTGAAGATGGCGCGGAACGACCGGTCCTCCCCCGGGGGGAGCTCCGAGGACGGCCCCACGCTGACGATGCCCCGAAGCGACATCCTCGCGCTGACGATGGCGCAAGGCAGCGGTTCCGTGCTGGCGACGCCGCAGGGCAGCGGTGCCGCGCTGAAGATGGCGCAGGACATCGGCCCCGCGCCGGCGACAGCGCAGGACAGCGGTGCCACGCTGAAGACGGCGCAGGACAGCGGCATCGCGCTGAAGTCGGCTCCCGAAGACGGTCCCACGCTGACGATGGCGCGCGAGGAAGGCCCCACGCTGACGATGGCGCGCGAGGAAGGTCCCACGCTGAAGTTGGCGCGTGAGGAAGGCCCCACGCTGACCATGGCGCGCGACGACTCCCCCACGCTGACGATGGCGCGCAAGCCCGGGGCGACGCCGCGGCAGCTCGGTGCGGGCAAGCGGGCGGTGCCGCTGACCCAGCCGGACGGGAAGGAGATCGCCGGGAGCCCGCGCGAAGGGACCGAACGCCGCCGCGATAGGTGGCGCTCCCGCGCGTTCCGCTGGCGCCGCAACGCGGGCGCGTGGATCGCGGCCGCCGCAGCGCTCCTCGGCGCGGTGGCGCTCGGCGCGGCGCGGTGGACAGCGAGCTCGAGCGCGCCGGTGGCCGCCAGCTCGCCGGCGGGCCAGGACGCGCCGATGGCCCTCGCGAGCACGGCCGGCCCCGCTCCGTTCACCACGCCCCTGCCAGCGCCCTCCGGCGTCGCGCGCGCGCCGGCCCCGGAAGCGCCCTCGCAACCTGCGGATCCGGCCGGGGCCGACGCGCCCTCCACGTGGGCCGGCGACACCGCCGCCACGACGCCCGATCCCGCAGCGGTCCCCGCGCACCGCCCGCAGGGGGTCCGGCCTCCCAAGGTGCGGCGGCCCGGCACCCTCGCGCCCCCGCGCCCGGGGCCCGTCTCGCCAGAGCGCGGCGCATACGGCGGCGGGGCCGAGGACGTGTACGAGGGCCTGGAGCCGATCCGCGACAAGCGGTAG